One segment of Pseudanabaena sp. PCC 6802 DNA contains the following:
- a CDS encoding GTP-binding protein translates to MDVNDNADDLSFEEILAELNYKQAQRTLRDIVTNLDLTARERQGLESDLEGLQQMLDKLEHQVVQIAVFGMVGRGKSSLLNALLGEEVFLTGPVHGVTRASQSANWQVSREAIAGSNSQIMRVSMKGFGTARIELIDTPGIDEVGGEVRAKLANQVAEQADLILFVVAGDMTKVEYEALSELREASKPILLVFNKIDQYPMPDRMAIYAKIRDERVRQILTEDEIVMAAASPLVAKAVQQPDGSYEAEMVPGKPQVNDLKLKILDVLDREGKVLVALNSMIFADAIQERLVQRKMEIRDRRANRIIWNAVITEAVAIAVNPVTVVDVISTAVINVSMILALSKLYGINMTNQGAISLMQKIAISMGGISASELLANLGLGSLKSLLGITAPATGGLSMGAYVSVAITQAGVAGVSAYAIGLVTKQYLANGASWGPLGPKAVVNQILSNLDEASILARIKDELRSKLDLSRMKT, encoded by the coding sequence ATGGATGTGAATGACAACGCGGACGATCTTAGTTTTGAGGAGATTTTAGCTGAGCTAAATTACAAGCAGGCACAGCGCACTCTCCGCGATATCGTGACTAACCTCGATCTCACAGCTAGAGAGCGACAGGGTCTGGAGTCCGATCTAGAAGGGCTGCAACAGATGCTCGATAAACTGGAGCATCAGGTTGTCCAAATTGCTGTGTTTGGCATGGTGGGACGCGGCAAGTCGTCTTTACTGAATGCTTTGTTGGGAGAGGAAGTATTTTTGACAGGGCCAGTTCATGGTGTCACCAGAGCCAGCCAGTCGGCTAACTGGCAGGTGTCGCGGGAAGCGATCGCGGGCAGTAACAGCCAGATTATGCGGGTTTCGATGAAGGGATTCGGCACGGCGCGCATCGAATTGATCGATACGCCGGGAATTGATGAAGTTGGCGGGGAAGTACGGGCGAAGCTAGCCAATCAAGTAGCAGAACAGGCGGACTTAATTTTATTTGTGGTTGCCGGCGACATGACGAAGGTGGAGTATGAAGCTCTTTCGGAGTTGCGCGAAGCCAGCAAGCCCATTTTGCTGGTCTTTAATAAAATCGACCAGTATCCCATGCCAGACCGCATGGCAATTTATGCCAAGATTCGCGACGAGCGGGTGCGCCAAATTTTGACTGAGGATGAAATTGTGATGGCGGCGGCATCGCCACTGGTGGCAAAGGCAGTGCAGCAGCCCGATGGCTCTTACGAAGCAGAAATGGTGCCTGGTAAGCCCCAGGTTAACGACCTCAAGTTAAAAATTCTGGACGTGCTCGATCGCGAGGGCAAGGTCCTGGTAGCGCTGAATTCCATGATCTTTGCCGATGCGATCCAGGAGCGGCTGGTACAGCGCAAGATGGAAATTCGCGATCGCCGTGCCAATCGCATTATCTGGAATGCCGTAATCACCGAAGCCGTGGCGATCGCGGTCAATCCCGTCACCGTAGTTGATGTAATTAGTACGGCGGTAATTAATGTATCGATGATTCTGGCTTTATCTAAGCTCTACGGCATTAACATGACTAATCAAGGGGCGATCTCCTTGATGCAAAAAATCGCAATTAGCATGGGTGGCATCAGTGCCAGCGAACTGTTAGCCAATTTGGGTTTAGGGTCGCTTAAGAGTTTGTTGGGTATAACGGCACCTGCAACGGGAGGGCTGTCAATGGGGGCGTATGTCTCCGTAGCAATTACCCAAGCAGGTGTGGCGGGGGTGTCTGCCTATGCGATCGGTTTGGTGACCAAGCAATATCTGGCTAACGGTGCATCCTGGGGACCGCTAGGCCCTAAGGCAGTAGTGAATCAGATTCTCTCTAACCTTGACGAGGCATCTATCCTCGCCCGAATTAAAGACGAATTGCGCAGCAAACTCGATCTAAGCCGCATGAAAACCTAG
- a CDS encoding Tic22 family protein, whose translation MIKSLLKLATVASVVGAIVVAPITNLRAEALTEAQALERLTGIPVFTITDDKGNPLLGSQQKQGGGEQQQFLLFFMNPDDAQSMLGQIKSTNPELGGKARVIVRNMSEAIQLIKKNNDKKIAFQIVPSKASIDSAKSILSAQGKPTDKLPNLPVFFAIGGKDKDQGLLTVEQNGKQLVPFFFDQKDLQGLIDRAKQQQPNVAVDTKIQVTSLLNVIDSMVTKDNKSNPEAEKFMFVPSRAALEVALKQQPKSPQSSQPQLKPSAQNPANLKPATKPAAKPAAKPAAKPPAPKN comes from the coding sequence GTGATTAAATCATTGCTAAAACTAGCCACAGTTGCCAGTGTGGTAGGGGCGATCGTAGTGGCTCCCATTACTAATCTTAGGGCAGAGGCGCTCACTGAAGCTCAAGCCCTAGAGCGACTGACTGGCATTCCGGTTTTTACCATTACCGATGACAAGGGCAACCCATTACTTGGTTCGCAGCAAAAGCAAGGTGGCGGCGAACAACAGCAATTCTTACTGTTCTTCATGAATCCCGACGATGCCCAGTCAATGCTGGGGCAGATCAAATCTACCAACCCGGAACTTGGGGGCAAAGCCCGGGTAATTGTGCGTAACATGAGCGAGGCGATTCAGCTCATCAAGAAAAATAACGACAAAAAGATCGCGTTTCAGATCGTGCCGTCTAAAGCCAGCATAGATTCTGCAAAAAGTATCCTGTCAGCGCAGGGCAAGCCAACTGATAAGTTGCCTAACTTGCCTGTCTTTTTTGCTATAGGGGGCAAAGATAAAGATCAAGGGCTCTTGACTGTAGAACAAAATGGCAAGCAACTCGTACCCTTTTTCTTTGACCAGAAGGATCTACAGGGCTTAATCGATCGCGCCAAGCAGCAACAACCTAACGTGGCAGTCGATACGAAAATCCAGGTCACTTCGCTGCTCAATGTAATTGACTCCATGGTGACCAAAGATAACAAGTCCAACCCCGAGGCAGAAAAATTTATGTTCGTGCCCTCTAGAGCTGCGCTTGAGGTGGCACTAAAGCAACAGCCCAAAAGTCCCCAGTCCAGTCAACCGCAGTTGAAGCCAAGCGCCCAAAATCCAGCTAACCTCAAACCCGCGACAAAACCTGCCGCTAAGCCTGCTGCCAAACCTGCTGCCAAGCCTCCCGCTCCTAAAAATTAA